One part of the Bradyrhizobium sp. CB1650 genome encodes these proteins:
- a CDS encoding phosphodiesterase, which yields MPFKFIHLTDTHIAGPGLKLYGLDPRARLDAAVADINKHQSDAAFAVVTGDLTHWGEPEAYADFATAMAALKMPYIAMVGNHDRRVACLDGLKAAPRDPNGFVQGTRTTEHCLFVFLDTLDETSHAGEMCAKRLGWLANTLAAAPADMPFVVFMHHPPFPVGVHAMDEIALKQSAEFAEVIAPYRARIRHLFFGHVHRPIFGSYGKIPFSTLRGTNHQVWFELDPNAPHLASHEPPAYGVVLIDQENLVVHSHDFLDTSLRFPFAAPAGMDDRDYALNFAAR from the coding sequence ATGCCCTTCAAATTCATCCACCTCACCGACACGCATATCGCGGGCCCGGGATTGAAGCTCTATGGCCTCGACCCGCGCGCGCGGCTGGACGCCGCCGTCGCCGACATCAACAAGCACCAGTCGGACGCCGCGTTTGCGGTCGTGACCGGGGACCTCACGCATTGGGGCGAGCCCGAGGCTTACGCCGATTTCGCCACAGCGATGGCCGCGCTCAAAATGCCCTACATCGCCATGGTCGGTAATCACGACCGCCGCGTCGCCTGTCTCGACGGGCTGAAGGCGGCGCCGCGCGATCCCAACGGCTTCGTGCAGGGGACGCGGACCACCGAGCACTGCCTCTTCGTCTTCCTCGACACGCTGGACGAGACAAGTCACGCCGGCGAGATGTGCGCAAAGCGCTTGGGCTGGCTCGCGAACACGCTCGCCGCTGCACCGGCCGACATGCCGTTCGTGGTGTTCATGCATCACCCGCCCTTCCCGGTCGGCGTGCACGCGATGGACGAGATTGCGCTGAAGCAGAGCGCGGAATTCGCCGAGGTGATCGCGCCCTACCGCGCGCGTATCCGTCACCTCTTCTTCGGCCACGTGCACCGGCCGATTTTCGGCAGCTATGGCAAGATCCCCTTCTCCACGCTGCGCGGCACCAACCACCAGGTCTGGTTCGAGCTCGATCCGAACGCGCCACATCTGGCGAGCCACGAGCCGCCCGCCTATGGCGTGGTCCTGATCGACCAGGAGAACCTGGTCGTGCACAGCCACGACTTCCTCGACACCAGTCTGCGCTTCCCCTTCGCCGCGCCGGCGGGAATGGACGATCGCGACTATGCGCTCAACTTCGCGGCGCGATGA
- a CDS encoding DoxX family membrane protein, with protein MPAFVTFGRILFAVLFIYTGATKLFAIQATADFIATKVVVPDVIAPYAKQVEQATAMTTPQLLAIAVGALEIIAGLMIALNFGARFFAMLLIIYVAVATVLFYDFWNQAPPDNAKMLVDALKNLSIIGALFMIMGYGRATRPVEAAYGDV; from the coding sequence ATGCCAGCGTTCGTGACTTTCGGGCGGATTCTGTTCGCCGTGCTGTTCATCTACACGGGCGCGACCAAGCTGTTCGCCATCCAGGCGACCGCTGATTTCATCGCCACCAAGGTCGTGGTACCCGACGTGATCGCGCCTTACGCAAAGCAGGTCGAGCAGGCGACCGCGATGACCACGCCGCAACTGCTGGCGATCGCGGTCGGTGCGCTCGAGATCATCGCAGGACTGATGATCGCGCTGAACTTCGGCGCGCGCTTCTTTGCGATGCTGCTGATCATCTACGTTGCGGTCGCAACCGTGCTGTTCTACGATTTCTGGAACCAGGCGCCGCCCGATAACGCCAAGATGCTCGTCGACGCGCTCAAGAACCTGTCGATCATCGGCGCGCTGTTCATGATCATGGGCTACGGCCGCGCCACGCGCCCGGTCGAGGCGGCCTACGGCGACGTATAG
- a CDS encoding sugar ABC transporter permease, whose product MSLAEPAALPVATSAPPRLHALRRFAAGLKASLPAYLLLLPSLVFLALFTYGAMGRVFVDALYQRTTPKAPVRFVGFDNISAVLADASFTGAVVNNLLYAVGTAIPSIALALLFALALSRTNAVTSALRAALFLPVLIPMVAASALFLFIFLPNVGLLDYYIGHLLPVLPNWLGDPDIALYAIMIITIWKNAGYYMLFFLAGLQAVPEEVMEAAHLDGAGPFMRLRHIILPELRPTFLFVTVIATLNAVTQVDHVFVMTKGGPSNATNLVLFYIYQQAVEHYDIGKASAATLLTLAALMALTALSFRTLANREGGP is encoded by the coding sequence ATGAGCCTCGCTGAACCCGCGGCTCTCCCGGTCGCGACCTCGGCGCCGCCGCGACTTCATGCTCTCCGGAGGTTTGCAGCCGGCCTCAAGGCCTCGCTGCCGGCCTATCTCCTGCTGCTGCCGTCGCTGGTCTTTCTCGCGCTGTTCACCTATGGCGCGATGGGCCGCGTGTTCGTCGATGCGCTCTACCAGCGCACCACTCCGAAAGCACCGGTTCGCTTCGTCGGCTTCGACAACATCAGCGCGGTGCTTGCCGATGCATCCTTCACTGGCGCGGTCGTCAACAACCTCCTCTACGCCGTCGGCACCGCGATCCCCAGCATCGCCCTGGCACTGCTGTTCGCGCTTGCGCTGTCGCGCACCAATGCGGTCACCAGCGCGCTGCGCGCTGCGCTGTTCCTGCCGGTGCTGATCCCGATGGTCGCGGCGTCGGCGCTGTTCCTGTTTATCTTCCTGCCGAATGTCGGGCTGCTCGACTACTACATCGGCCACCTGCTTCCGGTGCTGCCGAACTGGCTCGGCGACCCCGATATCGCGCTCTACGCGATCATGATCATCACGATCTGGAAGAACGCCGGCTATTACATGCTGTTCTTCCTGGCCGGCCTGCAGGCGGTGCCGGAGGAAGTCATGGAGGCGGCCCATCTCGACGGCGCCGGCCCGTTCATGCGCTTGCGCCACATCATCCTGCCGGAGCTGCGCCCGACCTTCCTGTTCGTCACCGTGATCGCGACGCTCAATGCGGTGACGCAGGTCGACCACGTCTTCGTCATGACCAAGGGCGGTCCGTCGAACGCCACGAATCTCGTGCTGTTCTACATCTACCAACAGGCGGTGGAGCATTACGATATCGGCAAGGCTTCGGCGGCAACGCTGCTGACGCTCGCCGCGCTGATGGCACTGACCGCGCTGTCCTTCCGGACGCTTGCGAACCGGGAGGGCGGGCCATGA
- a CDS encoding dihydrofolate reductase, whose product MSFRFEGYVIVSADGMLADASHVMPDSLKFEGDKLFFEQALDRAGLIVHGRHSHEGQPNSSKRKRLILTRRSKALTVDPEVPNATLWNPAHASFEEACAFADVTSGTVAIIGGPDVFDMFMDRYDTFWLSEAPRVRLPGGEGCFVGVPARTPHEVLAAHGMTRGSPFVLDAAHDVTVTPWRRAG is encoded by the coding sequence TTGTCTTTCCGGTTCGAAGGCTACGTCATCGTCTCCGCGGACGGCATGCTCGCCGACGCGAGCCACGTCATGCCTGACAGCCTGAAGTTCGAGGGTGACAAGCTGTTCTTCGAGCAGGCGCTCGATCGCGCCGGGCTGATCGTGCACGGCCGGCACTCGCATGAGGGACAGCCGAATTCGTCCAAGCGCAAGCGGCTGATCCTGACCCGCAGGAGCAAGGCGCTCACTGTCGATCCAGAGGTGCCGAACGCGACCTTGTGGAATCCGGCGCACGCAAGCTTCGAGGAGGCGTGCGCCTTCGCCGACGTCACGTCCGGCACCGTCGCAATCATCGGCGGTCCCGACGTGTTCGACATGTTCATGGACCGCTACGACACGTTCTGGCTGTCGGAAGCACCGCGCGTGCGGCTGCCCGGCGGCGAAGGCTGTTTCGTGGGCGTGCCGGCACGGACGCCGCACGAGGTGCTGGCGGCGCATGGGATGACGCGGGGTTCGCCGTTCGTGCTGGATGCGGCGCATGATGTCACTGTAACGCCCTGGCGTAGGGCGGGTTAG
- the aspS gene encoding aspartate--tRNA ligase: MHRYRSHTCGALRESHIGETIRLSGWVHRVRDHGGVLFIDLRDHYGLTQCVVDPDSPAFSLAEKLRSEFVVRMDGKVRRRPEGTDNDDLATGKVEVYVSEIEVLGPAGDLPLPVFGDQEYPEDIRLKYRFLDLRREKLHQNIMTRVAIIDSMRRRMKEQGFFEFNTPILTASSPEGARDFLVPSRIHPGKFYALPQAPQQYKQLLMMSGFDRYFQIAPCFRDEDPRADRLPGEFYQLDVEMSFVTQDDVFAAMEPVITGVFEEFAKGKPVTKGWRRIPFAEALRKYGSDKPDLRNPIEMQDVSEHFRGSGFKVFARMLEDPKNQVWAIPAAGGGSRAFCDRMNSWAQGEGQPGLGYIMWREGGEGAGPLANNIGPERTAAIRAQLGVKEGDAAFFVAGDPDRFWKFSGLARNKVGEELNLTDKERFELAWIVDFPMYEYNEDDKKVDFSHNPFSMPQGGLEALKGQDPLTIKAFQYDITCNGYEIASGGIRNHVPEAMVKAFEIAGYGEQEVVDRFGGMYRAFQYGAPPHGGMAAGVDRIVMLLCGTTNLREISLFPMNQQAMDLLMGAPSEAATKQLRELHIRVNLPQK, translated from the coding sequence ATGCATCGCTACCGGTCACATACATGCGGCGCGCTCCGCGAGAGCCACATCGGCGAGACGATCCGCCTCTCAGGCTGGGTCCATCGCGTTCGCGACCATGGCGGCGTGCTGTTCATCGACCTGCGCGACCATTACGGCCTGACCCAGTGCGTCGTGGACCCGGACTCGCCGGCGTTCTCGCTCGCCGAGAAGCTGCGCTCGGAATTCGTGGTGCGGATGGACGGCAAGGTTCGCCGCCGGCCCGAGGGCACTGATAACGACGACCTCGCGACCGGCAAGGTCGAGGTCTATGTCAGCGAGATCGAGGTGCTCGGCCCGGCGGGCGACCTGCCGCTGCCGGTGTTCGGCGACCAGGAATATCCCGAGGACATCAGGCTCAAGTACCGCTTCCTCGACCTGCGCCGCGAGAAGCTGCACCAGAACATCATGACGCGCGTTGCGATCATCGATTCCATGCGCCGTCGCATGAAGGAGCAGGGTTTCTTCGAGTTCAACACCCCGATCCTGACCGCGTCGTCGCCGGAGGGCGCGCGCGACTTCCTGGTGCCGTCGCGCATCCACCCCGGCAAGTTCTACGCGCTGCCGCAGGCGCCGCAGCAGTACAAGCAGCTCCTGATGATGAGCGGCTTCGACCGCTACTTCCAGATCGCGCCCTGCTTCCGCGACGAAGACCCGCGTGCCGATCGTCTGCCGGGCGAGTTTTATCAGCTCGACGTCGAGATGAGCTTCGTCACGCAGGACGACGTCTTTGCGGCGATGGAGCCGGTGATCACCGGCGTGTTCGAAGAGTTCGCCAAGGGCAAGCCGGTGACCAAGGGCTGGCGGCGGATTCCGTTCGCCGAAGCGCTGCGCAAATACGGCAGCGACAAGCCGGACCTGCGCAATCCCATCGAGATGCAGGACGTCTCCGAGCATTTCCGCGGCTCCGGCTTCAAGGTGTTCGCGCGCATGCTCGAGGACCCCAAGAACCAGGTCTGGGCGATCCCGGCCGCGGGCGGCGGCTCGCGCGCTTTCTGCGACCGCATGAACTCCTGGGCGCAAGGTGAGGGCCAGCCCGGCCTCGGCTACATCATGTGGCGCGAAGGCGGGGAGGGCGCGGGTCCCTTGGCAAACAACATCGGGCCCGAGCGCACGGCCGCGATCCGCGCACAGCTCGGCGTCAAGGAGGGCGATGCCGCCTTCTTCGTCGCCGGCGATCCCGACAGGTTCTGGAAGTTTTCGGGCCTTGCCCGCAACAAGGTTGGCGAGGAGTTGAACCTCACCGACAAGGAGCGGTTCGAGCTCGCCTGGATCGTCGACTTCCCGATGTACGAGTACAACGAGGACGACAAGAAGGTCGATTTCTCGCACAACCCGTTCTCGATGCCGCAGGGCGGCCTGGAAGCGTTGAAGGGCCAGGACCCGCTCACCATCAAGGCGTTCCAGTACGACATCACCTGCAACGGCTACGAGATCGCCTCGGGCGGCATCCGCAACCACGTGCCGGAAGCGATGGTGAAGGCGTTCGAGATCGCGGGCTATGGCGAGCAGGAGGTGGTCGACCGCTTCGGCGGCATGTACCGCGCCTTCCAATATGGCGCGCCGCCGCATGGCGGCATGGCGGCAGGCGTCGACCGCATCGTCATGCTGCTCTGTGGCACCACCAACCTGCGCGAGATCTCGCTGTTCCCGATGAACCAGCAGGCCATGGACCTCCTGATGGGCGCCCCCTCTGAGGCCGCGACCAAGCAGCTCCGCGAGCTGCACATCCGGGTGAACCTGCCGCAGAAGTGA
- a CDS encoding NADP-dependent malic enzyme: MSSYSEDLHSAALAYHRLPRPGKLEIQASKPLANQRDLALAYSPGVAAACTEIAKNPAEAASLTTRANLVAVVSNGTAVLGLGNIGPLASKPVMEGKAVLFKKFAGIDVFDIEIAAETIDRVVETVAALEPTFGGINLEDIRGPECFEIETRLKERMKIPVFHDDQHGTAIIVAAAIVNGLRLNGKKLSDVKIVASGAGAAAIATLNLLVSMGAQRKNIWVCDIDGLVHEGRNTSMDRWKAVYAQKTDKRTLADVIGGADIFIGLSAPGVLKPEMAKAMGDKPLIMALANPTPEIMPEEARKARPDAMICTGRSDYPNQVNNVLCFPFIFRGALDVGATAINEEMKHAAVEAIAQLAREAPSDAVSQGSLDTGEAGGFGPGSLIPSPFDPRLILRIAPAVAKAAMESGVATRPITNFDEYRALLERFAFRSGLVMKPMFAKAKTQPVRVIYAEGEDERVLRATQVVLEEKLARPILVGRPTVVEARIMRFGLSIRAGRDFDLVNPEDDPRYRSYVQSYVEVAGRRGVTPDAARTVVRTNNTVIAALAVARGEADAMLCGVEGRYMSHLRHVREIIGFSAGISDYAALALLITSKGAFFIADTQVRPNPSAEELAEIASLAAVHVQRFNIKPKIAFVSHSDFGGYDTESSRKMRHATQLLREKHPEIEADGEMQGDTALSAAARRMVLPHSKLEGEANIMIMPSLDTANVAYQMIKSLADALPVGPILIGPARPAHILTPSVTARGILNMTAVAVVEAQERAARQQPSLFT, from the coding sequence ATGTCGTCCTATTCTGAAGATCTCCATTCGGCGGCTCTGGCCTATCACCGTCTGCCGCGCCCCGGAAAGCTCGAGATCCAGGCGAGCAAGCCGCTCGCCAACCAGCGCGATCTCGCGCTTGCCTATTCTCCGGGCGTTGCCGCCGCCTGCACCGAGATCGCCAAGAATCCGGCCGAAGCCGCCTCGCTCACGACCCGCGCCAACCTGGTTGCTGTCGTCTCGAACGGTACCGCGGTGCTCGGCCTCGGCAATATCGGCCCGCTGGCCTCGAAGCCGGTCATGGAAGGCAAGGCGGTCCTGTTCAAGAAGTTCGCCGGCATCGACGTCTTCGACATCGAGATCGCCGCCGAGACCATCGATCGTGTGGTCGAGACCGTGGCGGCGCTCGAGCCGACCTTCGGCGGCATCAATCTCGAGGACATCCGCGGGCCGGAGTGTTTTGAGATCGAGACGCGGCTGAAAGAGCGGATGAAGATCCCGGTCTTCCATGACGACCAGCACGGCACGGCGATCATCGTCGCCGCCGCCATCGTCAACGGCTTGCGACTGAACGGCAAGAAGCTGTCCGACGTGAAGATCGTGGCGTCGGGGGCAGGGGCCGCGGCGATCGCGACGCTCAATCTACTGGTGTCGATGGGCGCGCAGCGCAAGAACATCTGGGTCTGCGACATCGACGGGCTCGTGCACGAGGGCCGCAACACCTCGATGGATCGCTGGAAGGCGGTCTATGCGCAGAAGACCGACAAGCGCACGCTTGCCGACGTGATCGGTGGCGCCGACATCTTCATCGGCCTCTCGGCACCGGGCGTGCTCAAGCCCGAGATGGCCAAGGCAATGGGCGACAAGCCCTTGATCATGGCGCTCGCCAATCCGACGCCGGAGATCATGCCGGAGGAGGCGCGCAAGGCGCGTCCTGACGCGATGATCTGCACGGGGCGCTCGGACTATCCGAACCAGGTCAACAACGTCCTGTGCTTTCCCTTCATCTTCCGCGGTGCGCTCGACGTCGGCGCCACCGCGATCAACGAGGAGATGAAGCATGCCGCGGTCGAGGCCATCGCGCAGCTCGCGCGCGAGGCTCCGTCGGATGCCGTCTCCCAGGGCAGCCTCGACACCGGTGAGGCGGGCGGTTTCGGCCCCGGCTCGCTGATCCCGAGCCCGTTCGATCCCCGCCTGATCTTGCGGATCGCGCCGGCGGTGGCGAAGGCTGCGATGGAGTCGGGAGTCGCGACGCGCCCCATCACCAATTTCGACGAGTATCGAGCGCTGCTCGAACGCTTCGCCTTCCGCTCCGGCCTCGTCATGAAGCCGATGTTCGCCAAGGCCAAGACCCAGCCGGTCCGCGTGATCTATGCCGAAGGCGAAGACGAGCGCGTGCTGCGCGCCACGCAGGTCGTGCTGGAGGAGAAGCTGGCGCGGCCGATCCTGGTCGGCCGTCCAACGGTGGTCGAGGCGCGCATCATGCGCTTTGGCCTGTCGATCAGGGCGGGCAGGGATTTTGACCTCGTCAACCCCGAGGACGATCCGCGCTACCGCTCCTACGTGCAGTCCTATGTCGAGGTCGCAGGCCGCCGCGGCGTGACGCCCGACGCGGCGCGCACGGTGGTACGCACCAACAATACGGTCATCGCGGCGCTCGCGGTGGCGCGTGGGGAAGCGGATGCCATGCTTTGCGGCGTCGAAGGCCGCTACATGAGCCATTTGCGCCATGTCCGGGAGATCATCGGCTTCTCGGCGGGGATCAGCGATTACGCCGCGCTGGCGCTGCTGATCACCAGCAAGGGAGCCTTTTTCATCGCCGACACCCAGGTGCGCCCGAATCCGAGCGCGGAAGAGCTCGCCGAGATCGCCTCGCTCGCGGCGGTCCACGTCCAGCGCTTCAACATCAAGCCTAAGATCGCCTTCGTCTCGCACTCCGATTTCGGCGGCTACGACACCGAGTCCTCGCGCAAGATGCGCCATGCCACCCAGCTCCTGCGGGAGAAGCATCCGGAGATCGAGGCTGACGGCGAGATGCAGGGCGACACTGCGCTCTCCGCCGCGGCGCGCAGGATGGTGCTGCCGCACTCCAAGCTCGAGGGTGAGGCCAACATCATGATCATGCCGAGCCTCGACACCGCCAACGTCGCCTACCAGATGATCAAGTCGCTGGCGGACGCGCTTCCCGTCGGCCCGATCCTGATCGGCCCGGCGCGCCCCGCCCACATCCTGACCCCCTCGGTCACGGCGCGCGGCATCCTCAACATGACCGCGGTCGCGGTGGTGGAAGCCCAGGAGCGTGCGGCGCGGCAGCAGCCGAGCCTGTTTACGTAG
- a CDS encoding protein adenylyltransferase SelO family protein, with product MTVHFPFQNSYSALPDTFFARVAPTPVAAPRLIKLNRPLAVQLGLDPDVLETPEGAEILAGKTVPDGADPIAMAYAGHQFGQFVPQLGDGRAILLGEVIDRDGVRRDIQLKGSGPTPFSRRGDGRAALGPVLREYIVSEAMFALGIPTTRSLAAVVTGEHVLRETALPGAVLTRIASSHIRVGTFQYFAVRRDTDAIRRLADHVIARHYPELLGSEQPYHALLAGVVARQADLVARWLLVGFIHGVMNTDNTSISGETIDYGPCAFMDSYDPAQVFSSIDEMGRYAYANQPRIALWNLTRLAECLLPLFSDDQEKAIEQAQDILGAFPDAFSKAYQAGLRKKVGLFTEREDDDALIQDLLETMAKNQADFTLTFRRLGDAAGDEAGVAEVRAQYMEPSAFDDWAKRWRERLSLEPQFGAERQAVMRAVNPAFIPRNHRVEAVIRAAVDNDDYAPFEELVNVLAKPYDDQPEYLAYQDPPLPDQRVLRTFCGT from the coding sequence ATGACGGTGCATTTCCCCTTCCAGAACTCCTACTCGGCGCTGCCGGACACGTTCTTTGCCCGCGTCGCGCCGACCCCGGTCGCCGCGCCCCGGCTGATCAAGCTGAATCGGCCGCTGGCGGTTCAGCTCGGGCTCGATCCCGATGTCCTGGAGACCCCGGAAGGCGCCGAGATCCTGGCCGGCAAGACGGTTCCTGATGGCGCCGACCCCATCGCCATGGCCTATGCCGGCCACCAGTTCGGGCAATTCGTGCCCCAGCTCGGCGATGGTCGGGCCATCCTGCTCGGCGAGGTCATCGACAGGGACGGCGTCCGCCGCGACATCCAGCTCAAGGGAAGCGGCCCTACCCCGTTCTCCCGCCGCGGCGACGGCCGCGCCGCGCTCGGTCCCGTGCTGCGTGAATACATCGTGAGCGAGGCCATGTTCGCGCTGGGCATTCCAACCACGCGCTCGCTCGCTGCCGTCGTCACTGGCGAGCATGTGCTGCGCGAGACCGCGCTGCCCGGCGCGGTGCTGACCCGCATCGCCTCGAGCCACATCCGCGTCGGCACCTTCCAGTATTTTGCCGTGCGCCGCGACACCGACGCCATCCGCCGGCTCGCCGACCACGTCATCGCACGCCACTATCCGGAGCTGCTTGGCAGCGAGCAGCCCTACCATGCCCTGCTCGCAGGCGTCGTCGCGCGCCAAGCCGATCTCGTCGCGCGCTGGCTGCTGGTCGGCTTCATCCACGGCGTGATGAACACCGACAACACCTCGATCTCGGGCGAGACCATCGACTATGGTCCCTGCGCCTTCATGGATTCCTATGATCCCGCGCAGGTGTTTTCCTCGATCGACGAGATGGGCCGCTACGCTTATGCCAACCAGCCGCGCATCGCGCTGTGGAATCTGACTCGCCTGGCCGAATGCCTGCTGCCGCTGTTCTCCGACGACCAGGAGAAGGCAATCGAGCAGGCGCAGGACATTCTCGGCGCCTTCCCCGACGCCTTCAGCAAGGCCTATCAGGCCGGCCTGCGCAAAAAGGTCGGCCTGTTCACCGAGCGCGAGGACGACGACGCGCTGATCCAGGACCTGCTCGAGACCATGGCGAAGAACCAAGCCGATTTCACCCTCACCTTCCGCAGGCTCGGCGATGCCGCGGGCGACGAGGCCGGCGTTGCCGAAGTCCGCGCGCAGTACATGGAGCCCTCAGCTTTCGACGACTGGGCCAAGCGCTGGCGCGAGCGCCTCTCTCTGGAACCGCAATTCGGCGCCGAGCGGCAGGCCGTCATGCGCGCCGTCAACCCCGCCTTCATCCCACGCAACCATCGTGTCGAGGCGGTGATCCGCGCAGCGGTCGACAATGACGACTACGCGCCGTTCGAGGAGCTGGTGAACGTGTTGGCTAAGCCGTACGACGATCAGCCGGAGTACTTGGCCTATCAAGATCCTCCGCTGCCGGATCAGCGCGTGCTGCGCACGTTCTGCGGGACTTGA
- a CDS encoding ABC transporter substrate-binding protein, whose protein sequence is MLFSRRLMLGLAMAGALAFPALAEGPTEIDLFFPVPVDGKLARDMGTLIKEFNETHSDIKATAVYTGSYDDTLIKTRAAIKAGKPPAAVIMSANFLLDMQIENELTNLDSLIAADGVTKEQFLGQFFPALQGNAVINRSVYGVPFHNSTPLLYINADQAKEAGLDPNKPPQTWAELTDWAKKLTKREGDKVTRWGIAIPCAYDYCGWMMESLTMSNGGRYYNEEFGGEVYYDTPSMLGALTWWNDLVAKHKVHAPGATPGPAVSTSFISGNAAMMMLSTGSLTYVRDNAKFAYKVAFIPRNVRNAVPIGGASLIIPAGLEADKQKAAWRLIKWMTSPEKSAWWSRATGYFAPNMAAYKTPDMIDFLNKNPDAKTAVEQLDVAKPWFATYKTVPVRKTLEDEVMLVLNGKKQPKEALAAAQKAADELLKPYNAETSLKLP, encoded by the coding sequence ATGCTGTTCTCCCGCAGGCTCATGCTTGGTCTCGCCATGGCAGGCGCCCTCGCCTTCCCGGCGCTGGCCGAAGGCCCGACCGAGATCGACCTGTTCTTCCCTGTCCCCGTCGACGGCAAGCTCGCCCGCGACATGGGCACGTTGATCAAGGAGTTCAACGAGACACATTCGGACATCAAGGCGACCGCCGTCTACACCGGCTCCTATGACGACACGCTGATCAAGACGCGCGCCGCGATCAAGGCCGGCAAGCCGCCGGCCGCCGTGATCATGTCGGCGAACTTCCTGCTCGACATGCAGATCGAGAACGAGCTCACCAACCTCGATTCGCTGATCGCCGCGGACGGCGTCACCAAGGAGCAGTTCCTCGGCCAGTTTTTCCCGGCGCTGCAGGGCAACGCGGTGATTAACCGCTCGGTCTACGGCGTGCCCTTCCACAACTCGACGCCGCTGCTCTACATCAACGCCGATCAGGCCAAGGAAGCCGGGCTCGATCCGAACAAGCCGCCGCAGACCTGGGCGGAGCTGACCGACTGGGCCAAGAAGCTCACCAAGCGCGAAGGCGACAAGGTCACGCGCTGGGGCATCGCTATCCCCTGTGCCTATGACTATTGCGGCTGGATGATGGAATCCCTCACCATGTCCAACGGCGGGCGCTATTACAACGAAGAGTTTGGCGGCGAGGTCTATTACGACACGCCTTCGATGCTCGGCGCGCTCACCTGGTGGAACGATCTCGTCGCCAAGCACAAGGTGCACGCCCCGGGCGCCACGCCCGGTCCGGCCGTGAGCACCTCCTTCATCTCCGGCAATGCCGCGATGATGATGCTGTCGACGGGCTCGCTGACCTATGTGCGCGACAACGCCAAATTCGCCTACAAGGTAGCCTTCATCCCGCGCAACGTCCGCAACGCGGTGCCGATCGGCGGCGCCTCGCTGATCATTCCGGCCGGCCTCGAGGCCGACAAGCAGAAGGCTGCCTGGAGGCTGATCAAGTGGATGACATCTCCCGAGAAGAGCGCCTGGTGGAGCCGCGCCACCGGCTATTTCGCGCCCAATATGGCCGCCTACAAGACGCCCGATATGATCGACTTCCTCAACAAGAACCCGGACGCCAAGACCGCCGTCGAGCAGCTCGACGTCGCCAAGCCCTGGTTCGCGACCTACAAGACGGTGCCGGTGCGCAAGACGCTGGAGGATGAGGTGATGCTGGTTCTGAACGGCAAGAAGCAGCCGAAGGAGGCCCTCGCCGCCGCCCAGAAGGCCGCCGACGAGCTGCTCAAGCCGTACAACGCCGAGACCTCGCTCAAGCTGCCCTGA
- a CDS encoding carbohydrate ABC transporter permease — protein sequence MKLLKGLFEDAPLATRREITPKLGLALTVLLAIVWLIPFLWMVVATLRPASDGINTMAELIPSAKPTLDNIRDAWEIGDFPRYFLNTTFICTGILLVQFVTITLAGFAFARLAFSGKTLIFYLFLMQLMLVPVLLIVPNLRLVAQLGLYDTLTGVMMPFFASAFGTFLMRQAFEAIPTELEDAALIDGAGLLQRIRHIYVPLSLPSFSAFAIISVTSHWNDFLWPLMVINSPDKRPLTVGLSVFTATAEGTQAWGTIAAGTLMVIAPLLITFLIFQKRFISSFVTSGIK from the coding sequence ATGAAGCTGTTGAAGGGCTTGTTCGAGGACGCCCCGCTCGCCACCCGCCGCGAGATCACGCCGAAGCTCGGCTTGGCGCTGACCGTGCTGCTCGCGATCGTCTGGCTGATCCCGTTCCTGTGGATGGTCGTGGCGACGCTACGCCCTGCCTCCGACGGCATCAACACCATGGCCGAGTTGATCCCGAGCGCCAAACCCACGCTCGATAACATCAGGGATGCCTGGGAGATCGGCGATTTCCCGCGCTATTTCCTCAACACCACCTTCATCTGCACCGGCATCCTCTTGGTGCAGTTCGTCACAATCACGCTGGCGGGCTTTGCCTTCGCGCGCCTCGCCTTCTCCGGAAAGACGCTGATCTTCTATCTGTTCCTGATGCAGCTCATGCTGGTGCCGGTGCTGCTGATCGTACCCAACTTGCGGCTCGTGGCGCAGCTCGGCCTCTACGACACGCTCACCGGCGTGATGATGCCGTTCTTCGCCTCGGCGTTCGGCACCTTCCTGATGCGACAGGCGTTTGAGGCGATTCCGACCGAGCTCGAGGACGCCGCGCTGATCGACGGCGCGGGCCTGCTTCAGCGCATCCGCCACATCTACGTGCCGCTGTCGCTGCCGAGCTTCTCCGCCTTCGCCATCATCTCCGTGACCAGTCACTGGAACGACTTCCTGTGGCCGCTGATGGTGATCAATTCGCCGGACAAACGGCCGCTCACGGTCGGGCTGTCCGTGTTCACCGCCACGGCCGAAGGCACCCAGGCCTGGGGCACGATCGCCGCGGGCACCCTGATGGTGATCGCGCCGCTCCTCATCACCTTTCTGATCTTCCAGAAGCGTTTCATCAGCTCTTTCGTCACCTCAGGCATCAAATAG